The genome window AAAAAGGTTTAATTCACTTCGAAGCTTAATTGATTCTGGAGCATTTGTGATAGGACCTGCCATTGCGGGAATGCTATTTATGATTGGTACACCTAATTTTGCCATCTATAGTAATGCAATAGCTCTTTTCATTTCAGCTCTTATCACACTTATTCTGCCAAATATTGAAAGAAATGATTTTATTGAAACAGAAGATAAAAAAATATCTTTAAAGATTTTAAGACAAGATTGGAGATTAGTTGTAGATTTTAGCCGGAACCATCTCTATATTATCATTATTTATTTACTCTTTAGTACAATAATGGTTTTAGCAACTGCAGTAGATTCACTTGAAGCAGCGTTTTCAAGAGAAGTACTTCTATTGTCAGAGAGAGATTATGGATTTCTCGTGAGTATTGCTGGTGCGGGGATAATTGTTGGCGCACTAGTTAATATCATAATTGTTAAAAAGGTTGCTACCTCTTGGCTGATTGGACTTGGATCCTTGATGGTATCAGTCGGGTATATGATTTATGCATTTTCCGCTAATTTTTTGATAGCGGCAATTGGTTTTTTTGTTCTTTCCTTTTCGATGGCTTTTCTCAACACAGGATTTAACACATTTTATCAAAAGAATATTCCCGTACATGTAATGGGAAGGGTTGGCAGTGTGTACAGATGCATTGAAGCCTTTTTTATCATTATTTCGACCATACTTTTTGGGATAATGGCTGAAATGATTTCCATTAAGTCTGTTATCATATTAGGAAGCATCATAATGTTTGCAGTAACGATTATATTATTTATCTTTAATACACGGCCTTCGAAAGCTGCGTTTTATATGGAGGAATAATATTGAATACATATACTGGTTAGTGCTTTTCTTTATAATTAGATCTTGAATATAGCAAAAATACAAAAGTCCTTGAGAATGGGATTACTCTCAAGGACTTTTGCCAGCAAACTAAACTAATTTTTTATTAGGAATACGAGTAATTCTTTTTGTCTGCATTTCCAGCATTATTGTATTCAACATTAGTTAAGGACAGCCAAATGAAAGAAACATGAGATAATACAGCTAAAATAATAAATACAATCTTTTTCCATGTTTCTATGTCTCTCAATAATTAGTATTATCTTCGTTTTATTATACCCTTTTGGATCATAAGCTCCCTTTATAAGCAAGTATCTATGTTCAAGATCTTAAAGCCGAACTATATCAAAAGTGTTTCTGCAGCTTTGATTTAGAGAACAAATACATTGTCATACCAAATAACATTCCACCTAAAAGCCAGATT of Niallia circulans contains these proteins:
- a CDS encoding MFS transporter; translated protein: MNKLVKSWKYPSILLSSIGISSIGEWVYFIALNLIVLDRMGVLAVSGLYILRALSAFFTNFWSGSLIDRLNKKHLMVLLNIFQAVFIALLPSLSSLSAIYTIVFFINVASSMYEQTSVPYITKLIPPDQRKRFNSLRSLIDSGAFVIGPAIAGMLFMIGTPNFAIYSNAIALFISALITLILPNIERNDFIETEDKKISLKILRQDWRLVVDFSRNHLYIIIIYLLFSTIMVLATAVDSLEAAFSREVLLLSERDYGFLVSIAGAGIIVGALVNIIIVKKVATSWLIGLGSLMVSVGYMIYAFSANFLIAAIGFFVLSFSMAFLNTGFNTFYQKNIPVHVMGRVGSVYRCIEAFFIIISTILFGIMAEMISIKSVIILGSIIMFAVTIILFIFNTRPSKAAFYMEE